A genomic region of Ewingella sp. CoE-038-23 contains the following coding sequences:
- a CDS encoding GNAT family N-acetyltransferase, producing the protein MALEAPVPLTDKHNIRAFDCGENSLNEWLIKRALANQYSGASRTFVVCNAGRVVAFYALSSGALFCAHSTGKVKRNMPDPIPVVILGRLGVDQAIKGKGIGSALVRDAILKIVVAAESLGIRAMVIHALNNRVKSFYESLGFTPSPTDPMILMATLNDLKDSL; encoded by the coding sequence ATGGCATTGGAAGCCCCTGTACCGCTGACGGACAAGCACAATATTCGCGCTTTTGATTGTGGGGAAAACAGCCTGAATGAATGGCTGATAAAACGCGCTCTTGCCAACCAATATAGCGGCGCGTCACGAACTTTTGTTGTATGCAACGCGGGCCGAGTAGTCGCGTTTTATGCCCTTTCATCTGGTGCTCTTTTTTGTGCCCATAGCACCGGCAAAGTTAAACGTAACATGCCAGATCCCATCCCTGTGGTGATCCTCGGCAGGTTGGGTGTTGACCAAGCTATTAAGGGGAAAGGTATCGGAAGCGCACTGGTGCGTGATGCTATTTTGAAGATAGTGGTCGCAGCAGAATCATTGGGGATACGTGCAATGGTGATCCATGCACTGAATAATCGAGTGAAATCCTTCTATGAGTCCCTCGGCTTCACGCCTTCCCCGACCGACCCTATGATTTTGATGGCAACGCTCAATGATCTCAAAGACAGCCTTTGA
- a CDS encoding gamma-glutamyl-gamma-aminobutyrate hydrolase family protein, with translation MSANFPSKPVIGVTLDSEEAGGYADFPWYALRQNYMTSLASLGAVPLALPHHGELAEEYLSLCDAIVVTGGAFDVSPALFNEQQSSDQIRLKPARTEFEIAIIQGAMRRNMPLLGICGGQQLLAVLTGGTLHQHIPDALPDALEHSTTVDTENAGGKKRARHQVDIVADTLLARCVKAARYEVNSSHHQAVKSVGEGCRVNAVAPDGVIEGIECEGYDFCLGVQWHPEYQQHEQDQRLLAAFVSAATHYQQNMRSSGRAMALAMNRLGKAEE, from the coding sequence ATGAGCGCGAATTTTCCCTCTAAACCGGTTATTGGTGTGACACTTGATAGTGAAGAGGCTGGAGGCTATGCCGATTTTCCATGGTATGCGTTACGGCAAAATTATATGACGAGTCTGGCTTCGCTCGGCGCGGTGCCGCTGGCGCTTCCCCATCACGGCGAGTTGGCTGAAGAGTATTTGTCGCTCTGCGACGCCATCGTGGTCACGGGCGGCGCGTTTGATGTTTCCCCCGCGCTGTTTAACGAGCAGCAGTCGAGCGACCAGATTCGCCTGAAACCTGCCAGAACCGAGTTCGAAATCGCCATTATCCAAGGGGCAATGCGCCGCAATATGCCCTTGCTGGGTATTTGCGGTGGGCAACAGCTGCTGGCGGTATTGACCGGCGGCACCCTGCATCAGCACATTCCCGACGCCCTGCCTGACGCCCTCGAGCACAGCACCACGGTAGATACTGAGAACGCTGGCGGCAAAAAGCGCGCGCGCCATCAGGTCGACATTGTGGCTGATACCCTGCTTGCTCGCTGCGTGAAGGCTGCTCGCTATGAGGTCAACAGCTCCCACCACCAGGCGGTGAAAAGCGTCGGCGAAGGTTGCCGCGTCAACGCCGTCGCGCCGGACGGGGTGATCGAAGGGATTGAGTGCGAAGGCTACGATTTTTGCCTTGGCGTGCAGTGGCATCCTGAATATCAGCAGCATGAGCAGGACCAGCGGCTGTTAGCCGCCTTCGTCAGCGCCGCCACCCATTATCAGCAGAACATGCGTAGCAGCGGCCGGGCCATGGCCTTGGCGATGAACCGTCTGGGCAAGGCTGAAGAATGA
- a CDS encoding M15 family metallopeptidase encodes MSRPLAATTEQALRALGIDPQVIAHRALPFFEDIDPSLLVIAETDQTGKAHRLTAPAADAWLTMKRAAELDGVEIVLISAWRDVAYQSGLIEQKLQAGLSPEKIFSSLAPPGCSEHHTGRAVDINTPDCDEVTGVFGETEAFRWLSGNAARFGFTLSFPPNNPWGFIYEPWHWCWNP; translated from the coding sequence ATGAGCCGCCCACTGGCTGCGACCACCGAACAGGCCTTACGTGCGTTGGGCATTGACCCGCAGGTGATTGCTCACCGCGCGTTGCCGTTTTTCGAGGATATCGATCCCAGCCTGCTGGTCATTGCCGAGACGGACCAAACCGGCAAAGCCCATCGGCTGACGGCCCCCGCTGCCGATGCCTGGCTGACGATGAAGCGCGCCGCCGAGCTGGATGGCGTGGAGATTGTGCTGATTTCGGCATGGCGCGATGTGGCTTATCAATCCGGGCTGATTGAGCAGAAGCTGCAAGCCGGGCTTTCGCCCGAGAAGATTTTCAGCTCGCTGGCCCCTCCAGGTTGTAGCGAACACCACACCGGCCGTGCGGTGGACATCAATACCCCCGATTGTGACGAAGTCACCGGCGTTTTCGGCGAAACCGAGGCTTTCCGCTGGCTTAGCGGCAACGCGGCGCGTTTTGGTTTCACCCTCTCCTTCCCGCCGAATAACCCTTGGGGCTTCATTTACGAACCCTGGCATTGGTGCTGGAACCCTTAA
- a CDS encoding basic amino acid ABC transporter substrate-binding protein — protein sequence MFKSFILAGCLLSSLATSAFAAQQTYVVGSGGTYRPFEYENNQKELEGFDIDIIKAIAKAENFNVKLVNTPWEGIFATLNSGDRDIIISGITITDKRQQMVDFSTPYFPAEQSIVVPADSKVDSVAALKGQKVGVVNSSTGDIVVSDELGKNSTDIKRFDNTPLMLQELSEDGIGAAVGDVGVVKYYIKSHPEKALKLVPDSKFQRQYFGIAVAKGNTELLGKINAGLKTIIADGTYAKIYANWFDSNVPTLPTK from the coding sequence ATGTTTAAGTCCTTTATTCTCGCCGGGTGCCTGCTTTCCTCTCTCGCCACTTCTGCTTTCGCGGCACAGCAAACCTACGTGGTTGGCTCAGGTGGTACATACCGTCCGTTCGAATATGAAAACAACCAGAAAGAGCTGGAAGGTTTTGATATTGATATCATTAAAGCCATCGCCAAAGCCGAGAACTTCAACGTGAAACTGGTGAATACGCCGTGGGAAGGTATCTTCGCGACGCTGAACTCTGGCGACCGCGACATCATCATTTCCGGTATCACTATCACTGACAAACGTCAGCAAATGGTTGATTTTTCTACTCCTTACTTCCCGGCCGAGCAGTCCATCGTGGTGCCAGCGGATTCAAAAGTAGACTCCGTCGCGGCCTTGAAAGGCCAGAAAGTGGGCGTAGTTAACTCCAGTACCGGCGACATCGTGGTGTCTGACGAGCTGGGCAAAAACAGCACAGATATCAAACGTTTCGACAACACCCCGCTGATGCTGCAAGAGCTGTCTGAAGACGGTATCGGCGCGGCGGTTGGCGACGTGGGCGTGGTGAAGTACTACATCAAATCCCATCCTGAGAAAGCGCTGAAGCTGGTTCCGGACAGCAAATTCCAGCGCCAGTACTTCGGCATCGCGGTGGCGAAAGGTAACACCGAGCTGCTGGGCAAAATCAACGCCGGTCTGAAAACCATTATTGCCGACGGTACCTACGCCAAGATTTACGCCAACTGGTTCGATAGCAACGTTCCTACCCTGCCAACTAAGTAA
- a CDS encoding amino acid ABC transporter permease, translated as MTGFRWEIISEYAPLFVQGALMTIKCTIICVILGTAWGLLLGLGRMARADDGPWKLILRFAVQWPVRVYVSAFRGTPLFVQIMVVHFALVPLFINPRDGILVANGLMSSDFARSLRSDYGAFLSCVVAITLNAGAYVSEIFRAGIQSIDNGQMEASRALGMGWGKTMRKVILPQAFRRILPPLGNNAIAIVKDSSLASAIGLADLAYAARTVSGAYATYWEPYLTISLVYWVLTFLLSLLVQHMEKRFGKSDSR; from the coding sequence ATGACCGGATTTCGTTGGGAGATCATCTCCGAATATGCCCCGCTGTTTGTTCAGGGCGCGTTGATGACCATCAAATGCACCATTATTTGCGTTATTTTGGGCACCGCCTGGGGGCTGTTATTGGGTCTGGGTCGCATGGCCCGCGCCGATGATGGTCCGTGGAAACTCATTTTGCGCTTCGCGGTCCAGTGGCCGGTGCGCGTTTACGTCAGCGCCTTCCGCGGTACGCCGCTGTTTGTGCAAATCATGGTGGTGCACTTCGCACTGGTGCCATTATTTATTAACCCGCGTGACGGCATTTTAGTCGCCAACGGCCTGATGTCCTCGGACTTCGCTCGCTCTCTGCGGTCGGATTACGGCGCGTTCCTCTCCTGCGTGGTGGCGATCACCCTAAACGCCGGTGCCTACGTGTCGGAGATTTTCCGCGCCGGTATTCAGTCAATCGACAACGGCCAGATGGAAGCGTCCCGCGCGCTCGGCATGGGCTGGGGCAAAACCATGCGCAAAGTGATTTTGCCGCAGGCGTTTCGCCGCATTCTGCCGCCGCTGGGCAACAACGCCATCGCCATCGTTAAAGATTCCTCGCTGGCCTCGGCTATCGGGCTGGCTGATCTGGCCTACGCCGCGCGTACCGTTTCCGGCGCTTATGCCACCTATTGGGAACCCTACCTGACTATCTCCTTAGTCTATTGGGTACTGACGTTCCTGCTGTCGCTGCTGGTTCAACACATGGAAAAGAGGTTCGGCAAAAGTGATTCACGTTAA
- a CDS encoding amino acid ABC transporter ATP-binding protein yields MIHVKDLQKQFGETHVLRGISCDIAEQEVVCVIGPSGSGKSTFLRCLNALEKPNGGEVVVNGFAVHDPKTNLNTLRSGVGMVFQRFNLFPHMTVLENLIMAPMSLKGLSKAEAVSRAEKLLQKVGLIDKIDAWPSSLSGGQQQRVAIARALAMEPALILFDEPTSALDPELVGEVLAVMKQLALEGMTMVIVTHEMGFAREVADRVVFIDQGVIQEQGTPEQLFTNPTNPRTKSFLSKVL; encoded by the coding sequence GTGATTCACGTTAAGGATTTACAGAAGCAGTTTGGCGAAACTCACGTCTTGCGCGGCATCTCTTGCGATATCGCGGAGCAGGAAGTGGTCTGCGTGATTGGCCCGTCAGGCTCTGGCAAAAGTACCTTCCTGCGCTGCTTAAACGCGCTGGAGAAGCCAAACGGCGGCGAAGTAGTGGTCAACGGTTTTGCGGTGCACGACCCGAAAACCAACCTGAACACGCTGCGTTCCGGCGTGGGCATGGTGTTCCAGCGCTTCAACCTGTTCCCGCACATGACGGTGCTGGAAAATCTGATCATGGCGCCTATGTCTTTGAAAGGGTTGTCGAAAGCCGAAGCCGTGTCGCGCGCTGAAAAGCTGCTGCAAAAGGTCGGTCTGATCGACAAAATCGACGCCTGGCCTTCCAGCCTGTCCGGTGGTCAGCAGCAGCGCGTAGCGATTGCTCGCGCACTGGCGATGGAACCGGCGTTGATTCTGTTTGATGAGCCGACTTCGGCGCTGGACCCGGAGTTGGTTGGCGAAGTGCTGGCGGTGATGAAACAGCTGGCGCTGGAAGGCATGACGATGGTGATCGTTACCCACGAAATGGGCTTTGCCCGCGAAGTGGCCGACCGCGTGGTGTTTATCGATCAGGGCGTGATCCAAGAGCAAGGCACGCCGGAGCAGTTGTTTACCAATCCAACCAATCCGCGCACCAAGTCGTTCTTGAGTAAGGTGTTGTAA
- a CDS encoding L-fuculose-phosphate aldolase: protein MERNVIARQIIDTCLEMSRMGLNQGTSGNISVRFGDGMLITPTSVPYEQLSEDDIVFVDGQGNAERGKTPSSEWRFHLAILQAKPAENVVLHNHAVHATAVAILNREIPAIHYMVAAAGGKKIPCAGYATYGTQALSDHAVTALTGYKATLLQHHGMITCGKTLEKALWLAQEVEVLARLYLLTLAVTPEVPLLSDEAIDEVLRKFHGYGLSDVA from the coding sequence ATGGAAAGAAACGTTATTGCACGCCAGATAATCGACACCTGTCTGGAAATGAGCCGCATGGGCCTGAACCAAGGCACCTCTGGGAATATCAGCGTTCGCTTTGGCGACGGCATGCTTATCACGCCGACCAGCGTGCCCTACGAGCAGTTGAGCGAAGACGACATCGTGTTTGTCGATGGTCAGGGCAATGCCGAAAGGGGTAAAACCCCCTCCAGCGAATGGCGTTTTCATCTGGCGATTCTGCAAGCCAAACCGGCGGAAAACGTGGTGTTGCATAACCACGCGGTACACGCCACGGCGGTGGCGATTCTGAATAGAGAGATCCCGGCGATCCACTACATGGTGGCAGCGGCGGGTGGCAAAAAGATCCCCTGCGCGGGGTATGCGACCTATGGCACTCAGGCGCTGTCGGACCATGCGGTGACGGCGTTGACCGGCTATAAAGCCACGCTGTTGCAGCATCACGGCATGATAACCTGCGGGAAAACCTTAGAAAAAGCGCTGTGGCTGGCGCAAGAGGTCGAGGTGCTGGCGAGGCTCTATCTGCTGACGCTGGCCGTCACGCCGGAAGTGCCGTTGCTGAGTGATGAAGCCATTGATGAAGTGCTGCGCAAATTCCACGGCTATGGCCTGAGCGACGTGGCCTAA
- the fucR gene encoding L-fucose operon activator, producing MNKQARLDEIVALLKGNASLRVNDLAESLNVSKETLRRDLKYLQLKGLLVREYGKAKSLKRPFDDPSVAFESRSKSHAQRKSLLADKGIEWITPGMCIALDASSTCWHLAKKLRDQPLTVYTNSYRICHELEKKAQIEILCSGGTLDRKYASYINDSPLHMVRNIDIDLFIFSCDGVDADGNIWDTDNGNTLFKKFMLKKSLQSILLVDSSKIERSGEVIIGQVSAVTTVIRQ from the coding sequence ATGAATAAGCAGGCACGGCTGGATGAAATTGTTGCCTTACTCAAAGGCAATGCCTCTCTGCGGGTCAATGATCTCGCTGAGTCACTGAATGTCAGCAAAGAGACGCTACGCCGGGATCTCAAATATCTGCAACTCAAAGGCCTGCTGGTGAGGGAGTATGGCAAAGCGAAAAGCCTGAAACGCCCCTTCGACGACCCCAGCGTGGCCTTTGAATCACGCTCGAAAAGCCACGCCCAGCGCAAAAGCCTACTGGCGGATAAAGGTATTGAGTGGATAACGCCGGGGATGTGCATCGCGTTGGATGCCAGTTCAACCTGCTGGCACTTGGCGAAGAAACTGCGCGACCAACCGCTGACGGTGTACACCAACAGCTACCGAATTTGCCACGAGTTAGAGAAAAAAGCGCAGATTGAGATTTTATGCTCTGGCGGCACGCTGGACAGAAAATACGCCAGTTATATTAATGATTCGCCGCTGCACATGGTGCGCAATATCGACATCGATTTATTCATTTTCTCCTGCGACGGCGTGGATGCCGACGGCAATATCTGGGACACGGATAACGGCAACACGCTGTTTAAAAAATTTATGCTGAAGAAGAGCCTGCAAAGCATTTTGCTGGTGGATTCCAGCAAAATTGAGCGCAGCGGTGAGGTGATTATCGGCCAGGTTTCGGCCGTGACGACGGTTATCCGCCAATAA
- the fucK gene encoding L-fuculokinase, protein MQKEIVIVLDCGATNIRAMAIDSQGNVLASAHEQNFTLNPAENPLWHIWPLARIMQSLESCCQSLVAKLPDHPVRALTVTAFGVDGALVDRQGELLYPVISWKCPRTEAVMNNIDKYIPAAELKAITGIAPYSFNTLYKLIWLRENAPDLLDRAHAWLFMSSLISFQLTGEMTTERTMAGTSQLLDVTQEVFSQRLLKLVGIDASLFPRMINAGDKIGELQPQMAARLGLTPGIPVISTGHDTQFALYGSGVGINQPVLSSGTWEILMVRSASINTDLLQSHHAATCELDSAHGYFNPGCQYLASGVLEWIRKLYWPEVPAPQVYEQMLLEAGRIPAGSEGVTMRSDLMGDKQAGWQGVTLSTQRGHLYRSALEALSVRLREQLAMLEQVAGFNTQELVLVGGGSRNALWNQIKADTLQLPVKVLAKAETTVSGAAMFAWAGIGVYGSADEARQQVSFDYDTYYPR, encoded by the coding sequence ATGCAAAAAGAGATCGTGATTGTTCTGGACTGTGGAGCCACCAATATTCGCGCGATGGCCATCGATAGCCAAGGCAATGTGTTGGCCAGCGCCCATGAGCAAAATTTTACGCTGAACCCGGCAGAAAACCCGCTGTGGCACATTTGGCCGCTGGCGAGAATTATGCAAAGCCTCGAAAGCTGCTGCCAGTCGTTGGTGGCCAAGCTGCCCGACCATCCGGTGCGCGCCCTGACCGTCACGGCCTTTGGCGTCGACGGCGCGCTGGTGGACCGTCAGGGCGAGCTGCTTTACCCGGTGATCAGCTGGAAATGCCCGCGCACCGAAGCCGTGATGAACAACATCGATAAATACATTCCCGCCGCCGAGCTTAAGGCCATTACCGGCATCGCGCCTTACAGCTTCAACACGCTGTATAAGCTGATTTGGCTGCGCGAAAATGCTCCAGACTTGCTCGACCGCGCCCACGCGTGGCTGTTTATGTCGTCGCTGATTAGCTTCCAGCTGACCGGCGAAATGACCACCGAAAGAACCATGGCGGGCACCAGCCAGCTGCTGGACGTCACTCAGGAAGTGTTCAGCCAGCGGCTGCTGAAACTGGTGGGCATCGACGCTTCGCTGTTCCCGCGCATGATTAATGCCGGAGATAAAATTGGCGAATTGCAGCCGCAGATGGCGGCGCGGCTGGGTTTGACGCCGGGCATTCCGGTGATTTCTACCGGCCACGACACCCAATTTGCCCTTTACGGCTCGGGCGTGGGCATCAACCAGCCGGTGCTGTCATCCGGCACTTGGGAGATTTTGATGGTCCGCTCGGCCAGCATCAATACGGATCTGCTGCAATCTCACCACGCGGCGACCTGTGAGCTGGACAGCGCCCATGGCTACTTTAATCCCGGTTGCCAATATCTGGCTTCCGGCGTGCTGGAGTGGATCCGCAAACTCTATTGGCCTGAGGTGCCCGCGCCGCAGGTTTATGAACAGATGCTGCTGGAGGCCGGGCGTATTCCGGCGGGGAGTGAAGGGGTGACCATGCGCAGCGACCTGATGGGTGATAAGCAGGCCGGGTGGCAGGGCGTCACGCTTTCCACCCAGCGCGGCCATCTCTATCGCTCGGCGCTGGAGGCGCTGTCTGTGCGCCTGCGCGAGCAGTTGGCGATGCTGGAGCAGGTGGCCGGATTTAACACTCAGGAGCTGGTCTTAGTCGGCGGTGGCAGCCGCAATGCCCTGTGGAATCAGATAAAGGCTGATACTTTGCAACTGCCGGTGAAGGTGCTGGCAAAGGCGGAAACCACGGTGTCGGGCGCGGCGATGTTTGCCTGGGCGGGAATTGGTGTTTATGGCTCAGCCGACGAGGCGCGCCAGCAGGTCAGCTTCGATTACGATACCTATTATCCCCGTTAA
- a CDS encoding LysR family transcriptional regulator yields the protein MRQNQLDGIVSFIVVAEEYSFSAAAARLGVSPSAVSQSIRTLEQRLGATLFNRTTRSVSLTDAGKQFMERALPCVQELVSASEELGQSGETPTGLLRINIPRSAHLILLQPILRRFLDAWPGIQLEVMIENALVDIVGRAFDAGIRFGTMVDKDMVAVPLGPPLKTYIVATPEYLERHGMPEKPTDLLHHDCIVFRHNTSGQRERWSLSKDGEELTLPVNGRFIINDSLAMMQATLDGVGVSWMISGYVENLIAEGRLISILPDWCPQVPGFCLYYPDRRQMSLKLRVFIDFLKQELATSGSTIAKDSFAHQF from the coding sequence ATGCGGCAAAATCAGTTAGACGGCATAGTGTCATTTATCGTGGTGGCGGAAGAGTACAGCTTCTCTGCGGCGGCGGCGCGTCTTGGTGTTTCCCCTTCTGCCGTTAGTCAGTCAATCCGCACCTTGGAGCAGCGGCTGGGCGCCACGCTGTTCAACCGCACCACGCGCAGCGTGTCGCTGACCGACGCCGGTAAGCAGTTTATGGAGCGCGCCCTGCCCTGTGTGCAGGAGTTGGTGTCAGCCAGCGAAGAACTTGGCCAGTCTGGCGAAACCCCCACCGGGCTGCTGCGCATTAACATTCCCCGCAGTGCCCATCTGATTCTTCTCCAGCCGATTTTGCGCCGTTTTCTTGACGCCTGGCCGGGGATCCAGCTGGAAGTGATGATCGAAAATGCGCTGGTAGACATTGTCGGTCGCGCCTTCGATGCCGGGATCCGTTTCGGCACGATGGTGGATAAAGACATGGTGGCCGTGCCGCTCGGGCCGCCGCTGAAAACCTATATTGTCGCGACGCCCGAGTATCTTGAACGCCACGGCATGCCCGAAAAACCTACCGATCTACTGCATCACGACTGCATCGTTTTCCGCCACAACACCAGCGGCCAGCGCGAACGCTGGAGCCTGAGCAAAGATGGCGAAGAGCTGACTCTGCCGGTCAATGGTCGCTTTATTATCAACGACTCGCTGGCGATGATGCAGGCCACCCTCGACGGCGTGGGTGTTTCATGGATGATCAGCGGCTACGTGGAAAACCTGATCGCCGAGGGGCGGCTGATTTCGATCCTTCCCGACTGGTGCCCGCAGGTGCCAGGTTTTTGCCTCTATTATCCCGACCGCCGCCAAATGTCGTTGAAACTGCGCGTGTTTATCGACTTCTTAAAGCAGGAGCTGGCCACCTCCGGCTCGACCATCGCCAAAGATAGCTTCGCCCATCAGTTCTAA
- a CDS encoding oxidoreductase, whose product MTDSSSAKTLLITGVSSGFGRALAEQALKEGHKVAGTLRNMQDAKAFEQLKPGSAFGYVLDVTHNELIAATIADIEAEVGPIDVLVNNAGYGYEGLVEEASLDAVRQQFEVNVFGAVAMIQGVLPYMRQRRAGHILNVTSMGGIITMAGLGIYHGSKFALEGISESLAKEVKGLWIHVTAVEPGGFRTDWAGRSMTRGERSIGDYDDVFEPLRQRRQEYSGKQLGDPVKAAQAMLKLIATENPPMHLLLGSDAVKLVGEKLAFLQQEFSEWEAVSRSTDFQ is encoded by the coding sequence ATGACAGATTCATCTTCCGCAAAAACGCTTCTGATCACCGGTGTTTCCTCTGGATTTGGCCGCGCCTTGGCCGAGCAGGCGCTCAAAGAGGGCCACAAAGTGGCAGGCACGCTGCGCAATATGCAGGACGCCAAGGCGTTCGAACAACTCAAACCAGGCAGCGCCTTCGGCTATGTGCTTGATGTCACTCACAATGAGCTTATCGCCGCCACCATCGCCGATATCGAAGCCGAGGTCGGACCGATTGACGTGCTGGTGAATAACGCCGGGTATGGCTACGAGGGCCTGGTGGAGGAAGCTTCGCTGGACGCCGTGCGCCAGCAGTTTGAAGTCAACGTGTTTGGCGCGGTGGCGATGATTCAGGGCGTGCTGCCCTATATGCGCCAGCGCCGCGCGGGGCACATTCTCAACGTCACCTCGATGGGCGGCATTATCACCATGGCGGGCCTGGGCATCTATCACGGCAGCAAATTTGCGCTGGAGGGCATCTCGGAAAGTCTGGCGAAAGAGGTCAAAGGCTTGTGGATTCACGTCACCGCCGTGGAGCCGGGCGGCTTTCGCACCGACTGGGCGGGCCGCTCGATGACCCGCGGCGAGCGCAGCATCGGCGACTACGATGACGTTTTCGAGCCGCTGCGCCAGCGCCGTCAGGAGTACAGCGGCAAGCAACTGGGCGATCCTGTCAAAGCCGCGCAGGCAATGCTCAAACTGATCGCCACGGAAAACCCGCCGATGCACCTGCTGCTGGGCAGCGACGCGGTGAAACTGGTTGGCGAAAAGCTGGCGTTTTTGCAGCAGGAGTTCAGCGAGTGGGAAGCCGTTTCGCGTTCAACCGATTTCCAATAA
- the dld gene encoding D-lactate dehydrogenase has protein sequence MTTSLINQLKDVVGHSHVLTKANDKVPYTKGFRVGKGEALAVALPNSLIEMWQLLKVCVAHDVIILMQASNTGVTGGSTPDGNDYDRDIVIISTRKINGLHLLDNANQVLAFPGTTLTELENALKPYQREPHSVIGSSCIGASVIGGICNNSGGSLIRRGPAFTEKSLYAAIDEQGQLQLINHLGIELGETPEEILANLVSQKYTTGDAADWQGRIWADDYEKKLRDVDSDQPTRYNGNPEYLHESAGSSGKLAVFSVRLPTFESSRGTTTFYIGANDETELVELRRFLLKSLKASPLQAEYIHRQAFDLTIRYAKHVYKAIGKQGAAKIPEMFAQKNQIDKIVRAIPILPNHAFDSLIQLYNRVTADGVEPRIMDFHHQFEHHLMLKTEQKDAPELKELLQSFFASRQGKFFECSSAEEKNAFLIRFGVGACTVYYCEGKGLDINQRLVAFDVALRSNDPEWRLKLPAHLQQQVLLESCCGHFFCFVNHQDYILKPGYDPTAFKHGVLEYVETRGAKYPAEHNVGNQYHASPDYERHMHQLDPTNSFNAGVGKTSKKKFWRV, from the coding sequence ATGACTACCTCTCTGATTAACCAGTTAAAAGACGTGGTTGGACATAGCCACGTGCTGACCAAAGCCAACGACAAAGTGCCCTACACCAAAGGTTTTCGCGTCGGCAAGGGCGAGGCGCTGGCCGTCGCGCTGCCGAATTCACTGATAGAGATGTGGCAGCTGCTGAAAGTCTGCGTCGCCCATGATGTGATCATTCTGATGCAAGCCTCCAACACCGGCGTCACCGGCGGTTCCACCCCGGACGGCAATGATTATGACCGCGATATCGTGATTATCAGCACTCGCAAAATTAACGGTTTGCATCTGCTGGATAATGCCAATCAGGTGCTAGCCTTCCCCGGCACGACCCTCACCGAGCTGGAAAATGCCCTGAAGCCTTACCAACGCGAGCCGCACTCGGTGATTGGCTCCTCCTGCATCGGGGCGTCGGTGATTGGCGGCATCTGCAATAACTCTGGCGGTTCGCTGATCCGCCGTGGGCCTGCCTTCACTGAAAAATCGCTCTATGCCGCCATTGATGAGCAGGGCCAGCTGCAGCTGATTAACCATTTGGGCATTGAGCTGGGCGAAACGCCCGAAGAGATCCTCGCCAATCTGGTCAGCCAAAAATACACCACCGGCGACGCGGCGGACTGGCAGGGGCGGATTTGGGCCGATGATTATGAGAAAAAGCTGCGCGATGTCGATTCTGACCAGCCGACGCGCTACAACGGCAACCCTGAATATCTGCACGAAAGTGCCGGCTCCAGCGGCAAGCTGGCGGTATTCTCGGTGCGCCTGCCGACCTTTGAAAGCAGCCGTGGCACCACCACGTTTTACATCGGCGCCAATGACGAAACCGAGCTGGTGGAGCTGCGCCGCTTCTTGCTAAAAAGCCTTAAAGCCTCGCCGTTGCAGGCTGAATACATTCACCGTCAGGCCTTTGATTTAACTATTCGCTATGCCAAACACGTGTATAAGGCCATTGGCAAACAGGGCGCGGCAAAGATCCCCGAAATGTTCGCGCAAAAAAACCAGATTGATAAAATCGTTCGCGCCATCCCGATCCTGCCAAACCACGCGTTTGACAGCCTGATCCAGCTTTACAATCGCGTCACGGCAGACGGCGTGGAGCCGCGCATCATGGATTTCCACCACCAGTTTGAGCATCACCTGATGCTGAAAACCGAGCAAAAAGACGCGCCGGAGCTGAAAGAACTTTTGCAGAGTTTCTTTGCCAGCCGGCAGGGTAAATTCTTTGAGTGCAGCAGCGCCGAAGAGAAGAATGCGTTTTTGATTCGCTTCGGCGTCGGGGCCTGTACCGTCTACTATTGCGAAGGCAAGGGGCTGGATATCAACCAGCGTCTGGTGGCGTTCGACGTAGCGCTGCGCTCCAACGACCCCGAATGGCGGCTGAAACTACCGGCTCATTTACAACAGCAGGTGCTGCTGGAGTCCTGCTGCGGCCACTTCTTCTGTTTCGTCAATCATCAGGATTATATCCTCAAACCCGGCTATGACCCGACTGCCTTCAAGCACGGCGTGCTGGAGTATGTCGAAACGCGCGGGGCGAAATACCCCGCCGAGCACAATGTCGGCAACCAGTACCACGCCTCGCCGGACTACGAGCGGCATATGCACCAGCTTGACCCAACCAACAGTTTCAACGCCGGGGTCGGCAAAACCAGTAAGAAGAAGTTCTGGCGGGTTTAA